A window from Telopea speciosissima isolate NSW1024214 ecotype Mountain lineage chromosome 8, Tspe_v1, whole genome shotgun sequence encodes these proteins:
- the LOC122670392 gene encoding nucleolin-like, whose product MEEPQKETLEEAPLKRKPDLELFDEDNDRKKVKSEVSGDDPPLIEEKSCKDVSGEADGENDEDDDESDDSDEDDEAVDQDGEHSNGKSVIDAKGKGIMVEEEKGKGKNLKVENGSDDESADERDLSDEDTDLSDDPLAEVDLENVLPSRTRRRVAQPGAYIVNDLGGDDDDDSDDSDV is encoded by the coding sequence ATGGAAGAACCTCAGAAGGAAACCCTGGAAGAAGCTCCTTTGAAACGAAAACCTGATCTTGAATTATTCGACGAGGATAATGATCGAAAGAAAGTAAAATCTGAGGTTTCTGGTGATGATCCCCCACTCATTGAAGAGAAATCCTGCAAAGATGTGTCAGGAGAAGCAGACGGTGAAAACGATGAAGATGACGATGAAAGTGACGACTCCGACGAAGACGATGAAGCTGTAGACCAGGATGGTGAGCATTCCAACGGAAAATCTGTGATTGATGCTAAGGGTAAAGGAATcatggttgaagaagaaaaggggaaaggtaaaaatttgaaagttgaaaatggAAGTGACGATGAATCCGCCGATGAGCGAGATCTCTCTGACGAAGATACTGATCTTTCCGATGACCCGCTTGCGGAAGTCGATCTAGAAAACGTTCTTCCTTCAAGGACGCGGAGGCGGGTCGCTCAGCCGGGTGCTTATATTGTGAATGATCTCGGCGGTGACGATGACGATGATAGTGACGATAGTGATGTGTAA